In one Acidimicrobiia bacterium genomic region, the following are encoded:
- a CDS encoding TRAM domain-containing protein — MVEAIRLLVTLTFTAVGFSVGRAWSSWFPQLGADPDVAVITGAVIGAGLGYVLGGTFGRLVDRGLDGTPRVLQRATGPELFAGAFGLLTGLVVGTVCALPAVALLPRSVGWPIAALVVLVFSSFGYRLFASRSDELLSVAGLRRADPFASAPEMEAKSSRYLVDSSAAIDGRIVELVRSGLLHGSIWVPGFVLNELQAIADAGDPGRRRRGRRGLEVLDAVRDQAGQGFEVLANDVPEHADVDAKLMTLAERHDAAIVTTDHNLARNAGLRGLRVVNPHAIGESLRVAFTAGDHMSVKIERSGTEPGQGVAYTDDGTMVVVAGGDGLIGDHVDVEVVNVLRTSVGRMIFARPTTEAQAVG; from the coding sequence ATGGTCGAAGCGATTCGTCTGCTGGTGACGCTGACGTTCACCGCCGTCGGCTTCTCGGTCGGTCGGGCGTGGTCGTCGTGGTTTCCGCAACTCGGCGCCGACCCGGACGTCGCTGTGATCACCGGCGCCGTGATCGGTGCCGGCCTCGGCTACGTCCTCGGGGGCACGTTCGGCCGCCTCGTCGACCGGGGACTCGACGGCACGCCACGCGTCCTGCAGCGAGCAACCGGACCCGAGCTCTTCGCCGGTGCGTTCGGTCTCCTCACCGGGCTCGTCGTCGGCACGGTTTGCGCCCTTCCTGCGGTGGCGTTGCTGCCCCGCTCCGTCGGCTGGCCGATTGCGGCGCTCGTCGTGCTCGTGTTCTCCTCGTTCGGCTACCGACTCTTCGCATCGCGCTCGGACGAGCTGCTCTCGGTCGCCGGTCTGCGAAGAGCCGACCCGTTCGCCAGCGCACCCGAGATGGAGGCGAAGTCGTCTCGATACCTCGTCGACAGCTCCGCCGCCATCGATGGGAGGATCGTCGAGCTCGTTCGCTCTGGTCTTCTCCATGGTTCCATCTGGGTTCCGGGCTTCGTGCTCAACGAGCTCCAAGCGATCGCGGACGCAGGCGATCCGGGGAGGAGGCGTCGAGGTCGGAGAGGGCTCGAGGTCCTCGATGCGGTCAGGGACCAGGCCGGGCAAGGTTTCGAGGTGCTCGCCAACGACGTGCCGGAGCACGCCGACGTGGACGCCAAGCTGATGACGCTGGCCGAGCGGCACGATGCCGCCATCGTCACGACCGACCACAACCTGGCGCGCAATGCCGGGCTGCGCGGGCTGCGGGTGGTCAATCCCCACGCCATCGGCGAGTCGCTCCGGGTGGCCTTCACCGCAGGAGACCACATGTCCGTCAAGATCGAGCGGTCCGGCACTGAGCCCGGCCAGGGTGTTGCGTACACGGACGACGGCACGATGGTCGTCGTGGCAGGCGGAGACGGCCTGATAGGCGATCATGTCGACGTCGAGGTCGTCAACGTGTTGCGCACGAGCGTCGGGCGCATGATCTTCGCCAGGCCGACGACCGAGGCCCAGGCGGTCGGGTAG
- a CDS encoding CarD family transcriptional regulator, producing the protein MPPKKTPAKKKPQPNRKTAAGKPSQASKTSKSTKSTKSTETTKPSGRPRPKTPAAKKPAPKVAAAGRAKAPAKKQAPTKQTEPRSTPASTGGDGPGRSSKPKIPFKVGDKVVYPHHGAATIIRRERIDFDGAKHEYFVLEVATDQLTVRVPAARALDLGVRPVISKNMARKVFQTFREEPQEAGANWSRWYKLLTEKINSGDIFQVAEVVRDLTYAQQIKGISPALKRMLAKARLIIVSELRFALQLEEDEAIKRLDRSLPKVDEPVEAV; encoded by the coding sequence GTGCCACCCAAGAAGACACCTGCCAAGAAGAAGCCACAGCCGAACAGGAAAACCGCAGCCGGGAAGCCGTCGCAAGCGAGCAAGACGTCCAAGTCGACCAAGTCGACCAAGTCGACCGAGACGACCAAGCCTTCGGGCCGGCCGCGCCCGAAGACTCCTGCAGCGAAGAAGCCCGCCCCGAAGGTCGCCGCCGCCGGCAGGGCGAAGGCTCCCGCCAAGAAGCAGGCGCCGACGAAGCAGACAGAGCCGAGGAGCACCCCCGCATCGACCGGCGGCGACGGCCCCGGCAGGAGCTCCAAGCCGAAGATCCCCTTCAAGGTCGGCGACAAGGTCGTCTATCCACACCACGGCGCCGCCACGATCATCCGCCGGGAGCGGATCGACTTCGACGGCGCCAAGCACGAGTACTTCGTGTTGGAGGTGGCGACCGACCAGCTGACGGTGCGGGTACCCGCCGCCCGGGCGCTCGATCTCGGGGTGCGCCCCGTGATCTCGAAGAACATGGCACGCAAGGTGTTCCAGACGTTCCGTGAGGAGCCTCAGGAAGCGGGGGCGAACTGGAGCCGTTGGTACAAGCTGCTCACCGAGAAGATCAACAGTGGCGACATCTTCCAGGTGGCCGAAGTGGTTCGCGACCTCACGTACGCCCAGCAGATCAAGGGGATCTCTCCCGCCCTGAAGCGCATGCTCGCCAAGGCGCGCCTCATCATCGTGAGCGAGCTTCGATTCGCGCTCCAACTCGAGGAGGACGAGGCGATCAAGCGCCTCGACCGGTCGCTACCCAAGGTCGACGAGCCCGTCGAGGCCGTGTAG
- the disA gene encoding DNA integrity scanning diadenylate cyclase DisA encodes MNAKAVDTLAVLRRFAPGTDLRDAVELILRQGTGGLILFGAGSSIDEVCSGGFFLQDVSFTAQRVAELAKMDGGIVVDEAATAIRRANVHFIPDPTLATKETGTRFRTAERLAAQTGAPVLAVSEEGTSLASVFLGGSRYELRRPTDLQAEANQMLNSLERLRRRLADAEDHLTRNEVDDLVTVRDVVLLLQRAALIRRLDERVERTVVELGGEGKLLSIQAADLVEGVGELATLVYADYSKRRGRPANPVLDRLGQFVTDDLYDMSAVVNALGLDPLDTSVRPRGWRALSRVPRLPETVKESLIGHFRDFQKLLHADVAQLDKVEGVGQARARQLRSYLDRLLEVGSIWGVIAD; translated from the coding sequence ATGAACGCCAAGGCTGTCGACACGCTGGCGGTCCTCCGCCGGTTCGCTCCAGGCACCGACCTGCGGGACGCCGTGGAGCTCATCCTTCGGCAGGGGACGGGCGGCCTGATCCTCTTCGGGGCAGGCTCGTCGATCGACGAGGTCTGCTCGGGCGGCTTCTTCCTCCAGGACGTCTCGTTCACCGCCCAGCGCGTCGCCGAGCTGGCGAAGATGGACGGCGGCATCGTCGTCGACGAGGCTGCCACCGCCATCAGGCGGGCCAACGTCCACTTCATCCCGGATCCCACGCTCGCCACGAAGGAGACCGGCACCAGGTTCAGGACGGCCGAGCGGCTCGCCGCCCAGACCGGGGCGCCCGTGCTAGCCGTCAGCGAGGAGGGGACCTCTCTGGCGAGCGTCTTCCTCGGCGGAAGCCGCTACGAGCTGCGCCGCCCCACGGACCTGCAGGCTGAGGCGAATCAGATGCTCAACTCGCTGGAGCGCCTGCGGCGGCGTCTCGCCGACGCCGAGGACCACCTCACCCGCAACGAGGTCGACGACCTCGTCACCGTCCGCGACGTCGTTCTCCTCCTGCAGCGGGCGGCGCTCATCCGAAGACTCGACGAGCGGGTCGAACGCACCGTCGTCGAGCTCGGCGGGGAGGGCAAGCTCCTCTCGATCCAGGCGGCTGATCTCGTCGAAGGGGTCGGCGAGCTGGCGACGCTCGTGTACGCCGACTACTCCAAGCGGCGTGGGCGGCCCGCCAACCCGGTGCTCGACCGCCTCGGCCAGTTCGTGACGGACGACCTCTACGACATGTCGGCCGTCGTGAACGCCCTCGGCCTGGACCCCCTCGACACGAGCGTTCGCCCCAGGGGCTGGCGGGCGCTCTCCCGGGTGCCTCGGCTACCTGAGACCGTGAAAGAGAGCCTCATCGGCCATTTCCGCGACTTCCAGAAGCTGCTCCATGCCGACGTCGCCCAGCTCGACAAGGTCGAGGGTGTCGGCCAGGCGAGGGCGAGGCAGCTCCGCTCGTACCTCGACAGGCTCCTCGAGGTCGGCTCCATCTGGGGCGTGATCGCAGATTGA
- the radA gene encoding DNA repair protein RadA, whose amino-acid sequence MPYVCRSCDYRAARWMGFCPDCKAQDALEHGAATGRRATPSMLRDVVSTVPPRRLASGVGEFDRAVGGGLVPGTAVLVGGEPGVGKSTLLLQVAAGVAATSGVVVAAAEESPEQVARRAERLGLGGAEVGIVAVTDVAEIVGIIEADRPGLVVVDSIQTVTSDDVDGSAGGVAQVRESAAALISAAKRSGTCLILVGHVTKDGHLAGPKLLEHMVDVVCALEGDDPGGLRFLRSLKNRFGSVDQSGVFEMRDSGLAGIDDPSRLFMADRDPSSTGSVLFPAAQGRRVFIVEVQALVASTSSPQPRRSVKGLEPARVSQLLAVLARHGGISLDSHEVYVGVAGGFRVTEPAVDLPLALALASSALNLPVNGLAAWGEIGLTGELRAVSQSERRGKEAARLDVAELLSPGDPAIRRLPEALAAAGLTRGRISVVS is encoded by the coding sequence ATGCCTTACGTGTGCCGCAGCTGCGACTACCGAGCGGCGAGGTGGATGGGCTTCTGCCCGGACTGCAAGGCGCAGGACGCCCTGGAGCACGGCGCCGCCACCGGTCGCCGAGCCACGCCTTCGATGTTGCGGGACGTCGTCAGCACCGTCCCTCCTCGCCGGCTCGCCAGCGGGGTCGGCGAGTTCGACAGGGCGGTGGGAGGGGGCCTCGTTCCCGGCACGGCGGTCCTCGTCGGGGGCGAGCCTGGAGTCGGGAAGTCGACGCTCCTCCTCCAAGTGGCGGCCGGGGTGGCGGCCACGAGCGGTGTCGTCGTCGCCGCCGCCGAGGAGTCGCCTGAACAAGTGGCGCGCCGGGCGGAGCGGCTCGGCCTGGGTGGCGCCGAGGTGGGCATCGTCGCCGTCACGGACGTCGCTGAGATCGTCGGCATCATCGAGGCGGATCGGCCGGGCCTGGTCGTGGTCGATTCGATCCAGACCGTCACGAGCGACGACGTCGACGGCTCCGCAGGGGGCGTGGCCCAGGTGCGGGAGTCGGCGGCGGCTCTGATCTCGGCTGCGAAGCGCTCCGGGACGTGCCTCATCCTCGTCGGGCACGTGACGAAGGACGGCCACCTCGCAGGCCCCAAGCTGCTCGAGCACATGGTCGACGTCGTCTGCGCCCTCGAAGGCGACGATCCGGGAGGACTCCGCTTTCTCCGGTCTCTGAAGAACCGCTTCGGCTCCGTCGACCAGTCGGGCGTGTTCGAGATGCGCGATTCGGGTCTGGCGGGCATCGACGACCCGAGCCGGCTCTTCATGGCCGATCGGGATCCGTCCTCGACGGGGTCGGTGCTCTTCCCCGCAGCCCAAGGCCGTCGCGTGTTCATCGTCGAGGTCCAGGCGCTCGTCGCGTCGACGTCGTCTCCGCAGCCGAGGCGGTCGGTGAAGGGACTGGAGCCCGCCCGGGTCAGCCAGCTGCTGGCCGTGCTGGCGCGCCACGGCGGCATCTCGCTCGACAGTCACGAGGTGTACGTCGGCGTCGCAGGAGGGTTCCGGGTGACCGAGCCGGCCGTGGACCTGCCGCTCGCCCTGGCGCTCGCTTCCTCGGCCCTCAACCTCCCGGTGAACGGCCTGGCTGCCTGGGGGGAGATCGGCCTCACGGGCGAGCTGCGGGCGGTGAGCCAGTCGGAGAGGAGGGGCAAGGAGGCGGCGCGCCTCGACGTCGCCGAGCTGCTCTCACCGGGCGACCCCGCCATTCGCCGCCTGCCGGAGGCACTGGCGGCAGCCGGGCTGACGAGGGGGAGGATCTCGGTGGTGTCGTGA
- a CDS encoding zinc ribbon domain-containing protein — protein sequence MDNGPDQDQFDDLFEPFELEEGPAADAPPEDVPPPSQQPPSPVSTPLNCPSCGAANPPQNRHCEQCGARLGKSPLPVAPPPAVRTTPGGRALSVLAVVVGIVAIITIAFNLTRGEPNAQVTTTTIATTTTTDFEFTELRPTSVEASSHLTGYEPDKLLDCTDDEKYWNDQSARGVNAVLTFRFAQPVQIRDIELQNLVDNTKFKLNFRIKDFVITVDDLGTETVGTLRDVNEPQSVAIASLNTTLVTLEVRSTYPAEAVNDNAPFSELALQCVRFFGATAG from the coding sequence GTGGACAACGGGCCCGACCAAGACCAGTTCGACGACCTCTTCGAGCCCTTCGAGCTCGAGGAAGGTCCGGCCGCCGATGCGCCGCCCGAGGATGTCCCGCCTCCCAGCCAGCAGCCGCCCTCCCCCGTTTCCACGCCGCTCAACTGCCCGAGCTGCGGTGCCGCCAATCCCCCTCAGAATCGCCACTGCGAGCAGTGCGGCGCCCGCCTCGGCAAGAGTCCACTCCCGGTCGCCCCACCGCCCGCCGTCAGGACCACTCCCGGGGGCAGGGCACTGAGCGTCTTGGCCGTCGTTGTCGGGATCGTCGCCATCATCACGATCGCCTTCAACCTGACGAGGGGGGAGCCGAATGCCCAGGTCACGACGACCACGATCGCCACCACCACGACGACCGATTTCGAGTTCACCGAGTTGCGGCCGACATCGGTCGAGGCGAGCTCGCATCTCACGGGCTACGAGCCGGACAAACTCCTCGACTGCACCGACGACGAGAAGTACTGGAACGACCAGAGTGCTCGCGGGGTCAACGCTGTGCTCACCTTCCGATTCGCCCAGCCGGTGCAGATCAGGGACATCGAGCTGCAGAACCTCGTCGACAACACGAAGTTCAAGTTGAACTTCAGGATCAAGGACTTCGTTATCACCGTCGACGACCTCGGGACGGAGACGGTGGGGACGCTCCGGGACGTCAACGAGCCGCAGAGCGTCGCCATCGCCAGCCTCAACACCACGTTGGTCACGCTCGAGGTGAGATCGACGTACCCGGCGGAGGCGGTCAACGACAACGCCCCGTTCTCCGAGCTCGCCCTGCAATGCGTTCGGTTCTTCGGAGCGACGGCCGGCTGA
- a CDS encoding ABC transporter permease, whose amino-acid sequence MTAVATNPDAIPARTTAEIRRSRYLAITYLVLAAFVLFYFARWSRDLGNFTFSLARPTDPSLPDLTLSTGRVTLFCGIALAVLGGYQLVRGFGRRENLVLALGLVIFIFAFLAWATGQSSLGAFSMVGMLKATIVRSVPITLGALAGVMSERVAVINIAIEGQLLAGAFVGAVVASPLTEPDDRLLLGAPLGSWVGVLAAVLVGMLLAWVLAVLAIRYVVDQIIAGVVITIFVGGLTSFLSLRWLAENSGLNQAPIYKPLGIPLLSRIPLIGPILFDHNIFVFGAFIFVALLTFLLFRTRWGLRARAVGEHPKAADTVGVNVYRTRYLNVILGGAIAGFGGAFFTLGSVGRFDENMTNGRGFIGLAAMIFGRWHPVGAMAAGLVFGFADALSQTLGILQTGIPSEFLGMAPFIVTILVVAGLVGRARPPAADGQPYVKE is encoded by the coding sequence ATGACGGCCGTGGCGACGAACCCAGACGCGATTCCGGCCCGCACGACCGCCGAGATCCGCAGGTCGCGCTATCTCGCCATCACGTACCTGGTGCTGGCGGCGTTCGTGCTGTTCTACTTCGCCAGGTGGAGCCGCGACCTCGGCAACTTCACGTTCAGTCTCGCCAGGCCGACCGATCCGTCGCTGCCCGACCTGACGCTGTCGACCGGTCGGGTGACGCTGTTCTGCGGGATCGCTCTGGCGGTGCTCGGCGGCTACCAGCTCGTCAGAGGGTTTGGGAGGCGAGAGAACCTGGTGCTCGCCCTCGGCCTCGTCATCTTCATCTTCGCCTTCCTGGCGTGGGCGACCGGTCAGAGTTCCCTCGGGGCGTTCAGCATGGTCGGAATGCTCAAGGCGACGATCGTACGCAGTGTCCCGATCACGCTCGGGGCACTCGCCGGCGTGATGTCGGAACGGGTGGCTGTCATCAACATCGCCATCGAGGGCCAGTTACTCGCCGGCGCCTTCGTCGGGGCCGTGGTGGCCTCCCCGCTCACGGAGCCCGACGACCGCCTGTTACTCGGCGCCCCCCTCGGGAGCTGGGTGGGGGTGTTGGCCGCCGTTCTGGTCGGAATGCTCCTGGCGTGGGTGCTCGCCGTGCTGGCGATCCGATACGTCGTCGACCAGATCATCGCAGGCGTCGTCATCACGATCTTCGTCGGGGGCCTTACGTCGTTCTTGTCGCTGCGGTGGCTCGCCGAGAACAGCGGCCTCAACCAGGCGCCGATCTACAAGCCGCTCGGCATCCCGCTGCTCAGCCGGATACCGCTCATCGGGCCGATCCTGTTCGACCACAACATCTTCGTGTTCGGGGCGTTCATCTTCGTGGCGCTGTTGACGTTCCTCCTCTTCAGGACGAGGTGGGGCCTGCGGGCGCGTGCGGTCGGCGAGCACCCCAAGGCGGCCGACACCGTCGGCGTCAACGTCTACAGGACTCGCTACCTCAACGTCATCCTCGGTGGGGCCATCGCAGGCTTCGGCGGCGCCTTCTTCACCCTCGGGTCGGTCGGGCGTTTCGACGAGAACATGACGAACGGCCGGGGCTTCATCGGGCTGGCCGCGATGATCTTCGGCAGGTGGCACCCGGTCGGGGCGATGGCGGCCGGGCTGGTGTTCGGGTTCGCCGACGCCCTCTCGCAGACGCTCGGCATCCTCCAGACGGGCATTCCGTCGGAGTTCCTGGGCATGGCTCCGTTCATCGTGACGATCCTCGTGGTCGCCGGCCTGGTTGGTAGGGCCAGGCCGCCCGCCGCCGACGGTCAGCCGTACGTGAAGGAGTAG
- a CDS encoding ABC transporter permease — MSDRPDGAADSPGFIEDLLGTRLDWRRAVLVPVLAILLALMVSAVIIVVSDIDLWQNPSFDQLGDTLDQARDALSALFIGSFGSLRAFSSTLEFGAPLIFAGLAVAIGFHAGLFNIGAEGQMLMGGMAAVALGITFDLPIYLNLPLALVGGAIGGGIWGGIAGWLRAKTGAHEVVTTIMLNSIAGLAVVWMLSTSFFQPAGRQDPVSRDIATSARLPRLLGFLDRSDLRVHFGIILALIAAYGIYWLLFKSTIGFEFRAVGANPDAAHYAGMRVTTIYVSVMFLSGALAGLAGMNQINGLLFRASPGFSAGIGFDAISLALLGRSHPAGVVAAGLLFGALRAGGLDMQVVTDVPIDLIAVIQALVVVFIAAPALIRAIFRVRTGEGTGQVTKGWAS; from the coding sequence ATGAGCGACCGCCCCGACGGCGCAGCCGACTCTCCGGGGTTCATCGAGGATCTTCTCGGCACGCGACTCGACTGGAGACGGGCCGTTCTCGTCCCCGTGCTCGCCATCCTCCTCGCCCTGATGGTCAGCGCCGTGATCATCGTGGTCTCCGACATCGACCTCTGGCAGAACCCGAGCTTCGACCAACTCGGCGACACCCTCGATCAGGCACGCGACGCTCTCTCGGCGCTCTTCATCGGATCGTTCGGCTCTCTGCGGGCGTTCTCGTCGACGCTCGAGTTCGGAGCTCCGCTGATCTTCGCAGGCCTGGCGGTCGCCATCGGGTTCCACGCAGGGCTGTTCAACATCGGCGCCGAGGGGCAGATGCTGATGGGCGGGATGGCTGCGGTGGCGCTCGGGATCACCTTCGACCTGCCGATCTACTTGAACCTCCCTCTCGCCCTCGTCGGCGGGGCGATCGGGGGAGGGATCTGGGGAGGCATCGCCGGCTGGCTGCGAGCGAAGACGGGTGCCCACGAGGTCGTCACGACCATCATGCTCAACTCGATCGCAGGGCTCGCCGTGGTCTGGATGCTCTCCACATCGTTCTTCCAGCCTGCGGGGAGGCAGGACCCGGTCTCCAGGGACATCGCGACCTCGGCGCGGCTGCCGAGGCTGCTCGGCTTCCTCGACCGGTCGGACCTGCGGGTCCATTTCGGAATCATCCTCGCTCTGATCGCCGCCTACGGCATCTACTGGCTGCTGTTCAAGTCGACGATCGGCTTCGAGTTCAGGGCGGTCGGCGCCAACCCGGACGCCGCCCACTACGCCGGCATGAGGGTGACCACCATCTACGTCTCCGTCATGTTCCTCTCCGGCGCCCTGGCCGGGCTGGCCGGCATGAACCAGATCAACGGGCTCCTCTTCAGAGCGAGCCCCGGTTTCTCTGCGGGGATCGGCTTCGATGCCATCTCGCTCGCCCTGCTCGGGAGGTCGCATCCCGCAGGCGTCGTCGCGGCGGGCCTGCTGTTCGGGGCACTGCGAGCCGGCGGTCTCGACATGCAGGTCGTGACGGACGTCCCGATCGACCTGATCGCCGTCATCCAGGCGCTCGTGGTCGTGTTCATCGCCGCCCCGGCGCTCATCAGGGCGATCTTCCGGGTGCGCACCGGCGAGGGGACGGGCCAGGTCACAAAAGGCTGGGCGTCATGA
- a CDS encoding ABC transporter ATP-binding protein produces the protein MATLELKGITKRFPGVLANDRVDLKVSSGEILGLLGENGAGKTTLMNILYGLYGADEGEVLIDGEPQHFSGPGDAIAAGIGMVHQHFMLVPVFSVTENVVLGVEPTRGAGVLDLKKASAEVKEISHKYGLAVDPDAVIEDIPVGLQQRVEIIKVLFREAAILIFDEPTAVLTPQEVNEFFGILRSLRDAGKAIIFITHKLKEVLEVADRIAVLRRGSKVGETVPAEATEAGLAALMVGRPVELVVRKDEATPGDPVLTVQDLVVLDDRQHPAVKGISFEVRQGEIVGVAGVQGNGQTELVEAITGLRDVTAGHVYIGGKDVTDASPREIHEENVAHIPEDRQRSGLIIGFTVTENMVLDGYYSRPYSRGIVMDWDEARKRAEELVEQYDVRTPSIELPASTLSGGNQQKVIVAREFGRDVKLVIASQPTRGIDVGSIEYIHERFVEERDNRAGLLIVSTELDEVMAVADRIIVMFAGEIVAQYQGGSVTAAEIGLAMAGASR, from the coding sequence GTGGCGACGCTCGAGCTGAAGGGCATCACGAAGCGCTTCCCCGGCGTGCTCGCCAACGACCGTGTCGATCTCAAGGTCAGCTCAGGCGAGATCCTCGGTTTGCTCGGCGAGAACGGCGCCGGCAAGACGACCCTGATGAACATCCTGTACGGGCTGTACGGCGCCGACGAGGGCGAGGTGCTCATCGACGGTGAGCCGCAGCACTTCTCCGGTCCCGGGGATGCCATCGCGGCCGGTATCGGGATGGTTCACCAGCACTTCATGCTCGTGCCGGTCTTCTCGGTGACGGAGAACGTCGTGCTCGGCGTCGAGCCGACCCGGGGCGCCGGGGTGCTCGACCTCAAGAAGGCGAGCGCCGAGGTGAAGGAGATCTCCCACAAGTACGGGCTGGCCGTCGACCCGGACGCGGTCATCGAGGACATCCCGGTGGGCCTCCAGCAGCGGGTCGAGATCATCAAGGTGCTGTTCCGCGAGGCGGCGATCCTCATCTTCGACGAGCCGACGGCTGTGCTCACGCCGCAGGAGGTCAACGAGTTCTTCGGGATACTGCGCTCGCTGCGCGACGCAGGCAAGGCGATCATCTTCATCACGCACAAGCTGAAGGAGGTGCTCGAGGTCGCAGACAGGATCGCGGTGCTGCGGCGCGGGTCCAAGGTAGGCGAGACGGTGCCTGCTGAAGCAACCGAGGCCGGCCTCGCCGCCCTGATGGTCGGCCGCCCCGTCGAGCTGGTCGTGAGGAAGGACGAGGCCACCCCGGGCGATCCGGTGCTCACCGTCCAAGACCTCGTCGTCCTCGACGACAGGCAGCACCCCGCCGTCAAAGGGATCTCGTTCGAGGTGCGCCAGGGTGAGATCGTCGGCGTTGCCGGGGTCCAGGGCAACGGGCAGACCGAGCTGGTCGAGGCCATCACCGGGCTGCGCGATGTGACTGCAGGCCACGTCTACATCGGCGGCAAGGACGTGACCGACGCTTCGCCGCGTGAGATCCACGAGGAGAACGTGGCGCACATCCCCGAGGACAGGCAGCGAAGCGGTCTCATCATCGGGTTCACCGTCACCGAGAACATGGTGCTGGACGGGTACTACTCACGCCCGTACTCACGCGGCATCGTGATGGACTGGGACGAGGCGAGGAAGCGAGCGGAGGAGCTCGTCGAGCAGTACGACGTCAGGACGCCGAGCATCGAGCTGCCGGCGAGCACGCTCTCGGGGGGGAACCAGCAGAAGGTGATCGTCGCCCGCGAGTTCGGTCGCGACGTCAAGCTCGTCATCGCCTCGCAACCGACTCGAGGCATCGACGTCGGGTCGATCGAGTACATCCACGAGCGTTTCGTCGAGGAGCGAGACAACCGGGCGGGCCTCCTGATCGTGTCGACGGAGCTCGACGAGGTCATGGCGGTCGCCGACCGCATCATCGTGATGTTCGCAGGCGAGATCGTCGCCCAGTATCAGGGCGGGAGCGTCACCGCAGCCGAGATCGGGCTGGCGATGGCGGGGGCGAGCCGATGA
- a CDS encoding BMP family ABC transporter substrate-binding protein: MKGLSHMFAGLRRRGALVALLFAFALLVAACAESDSSTTTTSAAPGTTAAPTTTAPPSTTAPPETTTLPPPPEGNTVLACQVSDVGGIDDKSFNQSAWKGSQDAAAELEGVSIEFLESQDAADYRPNIDAFINQGCDVILTIGFLLAADTAAAAADNPEQLFGIVDQAPGPFEPWADASGTMLADYLNVRGITFETDEAAFLAGYLAAGMSESGAVGTYGGLPIPPVTIFMDGFVRGVARYNEVNGTSVQALGYDVETGDGLFTNNFESQDDGRAFTQTLIDNGADIVLPVAGPVGNGTAALCAETSACMMIGVDADWFETAPEYGAIYLTSVLKNIDVAVFNTINNVLVLGGIGNSYIGTLANDGVGLAPFHDVAVPQELADAVAAEQAAIIAAGSLEAYLEALAAPEEG; the protein is encoded by the coding sequence GTGAAGGGGTTATCACACATGTTCGCAGGGCTAAGACGGCGAGGCGCGCTGGTAGCGCTCCTCTTCGCGTTTGCTCTTCTGGTCGCAGCGTGTGCCGAGTCGGACTCGAGCACGACGACGACATCGGCGGCGCCCGGCACGACGGCCGCTCCGACGACGACGGCTCCTCCGTCGACGACGGCGCCTCCGGAGACCACGACGCTCCCGCCGCCACCGGAAGGCAACACGGTGCTGGCGTGCCAGGTGTCGGACGTCGGCGGAATCGACGACAAGAGCTTCAATCAGTCAGCGTGGAAGGGTTCCCAGGACGCCGCCGCCGAGCTCGAGGGGGTGTCGATCGAGTTCCTGGAATCCCAGGATGCGGCCGACTACCGGCCGAACATCGACGCCTTCATCAACCAGGGCTGTGACGTCATCCTGACGATCGGCTTCTTGCTGGCGGCAGACACCGCGGCCGCCGCGGCGGACAACCCGGAGCAGCTGTTCGGGATCGTCGACCAGGCGCCCGGGCCGTTCGAGCCATGGGCGGATGCCTCGGGCACCATGCTCGCCGACTATCTCAACGTGCGCGGCATCACGTTCGAGACCGACGAGGCGGCGTTCCTGGCCGGCTACCTGGCAGCAGGGATGTCCGAGAGCGGTGCAGTGGGCACCTACGGCGGCCTCCCGATCCCGCCGGTGACGATCTTCATGGACGGCTTCGTCCGCGGGGTGGCCCGCTACAACGAGGTGAACGGCACCTCCGTGCAGGCGCTCGGATACGACGTAGAGACCGGTGACGGTCTGTTCACGAACAACTTCGAGAGCCAGGACGACGGAAGGGCGTTCACGCAGACGCTCATCGACAACGGCGCAGACATCGTGCTGCCCGTCGCCGGCCCCGTCGGGAACGGCACGGCTGCGCTGTGCGCCGAGACCTCGGCCTGCATGATGATCGGCGTCGACGCCGACTGGTTCGAGACCGCCCCCGAGTACGGCGCCATCTACCTGACGTCCGTGCTCAAGAACATCGACGTTGCCGTGTTCAACACGATCAACAACGTCCTGGTGCTCGGCGGTATCGGTAACTCATACATCGGCACGCTCGCCAACGATGGTGTCGGGCTGGCCCCGTTCCACGACGTCGCCGTGCCGCAAGAGCTGGCCGACGCCGTCGCGGCGGAACAGGCCGCCATCATCGCCGCAGGGAGCCTCGAGGCGTACCTCGAGGCGCTGGCGGCGCCGGAAGAGGGCTGA